The sequence TAGAGCTGTTTCCAAATTGGGAATATTATGAATataactgctataaacattcttgaaCAAGTCTTTTTTTGGATCTATATCTTCATTAGTTATGGGTAAATATTAAAAGTGAGACTTCAAGGTCATGGGgtatgtgtatatttaactttataaggaaACTCCAAGCTGTTTTTTCCAAAATTGTGCCATTTTACActccactaacagtgtatgatttttttttctcctgggtaCAAAGTGGTAttttactgtggttttaatttttatttcctgatgCTAAtaatgttgaccatcttttcatgtgcccaTTGAACATTCATATAAAAGATCACACCTCTTTTATAAAGTGTGTTAAAGTGTTtagcccatttttcaattatgcTGTTTGTCTTTATCTAGTTGTATGAGTTGTTTATACACTCCGAACACAAATCCTTCATTGGATGtacatattacaaatattttctcccagtctttggcTTGCCTTTTTTGACATCTTTTGctgaacagattttaaaatgtttgatgacATACAATGAACAGTTTTTCATGGTTAGTTCTTTTTATGTCATTTCTAAGAAGACTTTGCCTAACAAGTTTGCAAAGATATtctcctaagttttcttctaggagcttgATTGTTTTGGCTTTTACGTTAGGTTTATGGTTTATGGTTAATTAATTTAGGTTTACGGTCGTCTCAATTTTTGTGTGGCATGAAGTATGGGTTAAGGTTAATGTTTCCCGCACATatatccaattcttccagcactgtttattgaaaagactttccccattgaattactTTGGTGACTTTGTTGAAAGTCAATGGACAGtatatactaggggtgccaaaaaaatgtacacattttaagagatgttatttgtgtactacttttcgaagttgaattgaattacagtagcaatgtgtagtatgacgttctcTCAAAGGATGGTGTTAATCAAAGGAATGCTAACGTCATTCGttccattacaattttaatagttttttcttttcttaaaatgtgtatatattttttgtcaccTTCTGTATGTAAACCTATTTCCAAACATTCTAATTTgtattctattgatctatttgtttgtCCTTatacaaaaatcatattttttttgtgttttttttttaaagattttattggggaaagggaataggactttattggggaacaatgtgtacttccgggattttttccaagtcacgttgttgtcctttcaatcatagttgtggagggtgcagctcagctccaggtccagttgccattgctagttgcagggggcacagcccaccatcccttgcaggagtcgaaccagcaaccttgtggttgagagcccactggcccatgtgggaattgaaccggcagccttcggcattaggagcatggagctccaaccacctgagccaccaggccggcccccccaaaaaatcatattgttttgattagtATAATAATGTAGCACATCTTAAAATCAGGTAGCAGAACTCTTCcaactgtgttttttatttctaatgttgtTTGACCTTTTTAGTTACTTtgattttttataaaagtttctGAATTATCTTATCAATTTAAACAAGAACAGtatgttgttgttttgattgggATTCTGTTGAATACATAGATCAATTTGACATCCTAGCAATACTAAGTTTTTACATTCATGGACAAAGTatctctctcatttatttaaatcttcttagCAATGCTTTACAGTTCTTTGTGTAGAGGTTTTGCATGTTTTTTGTTAGatatattcttaagtattttatgtttcttgatgctgttgtaaatagtCTTGTTTTCCACTTTAGTTTCTACTTTTTGTTGCTAGTATAAacaatgcaattgatttttgtatgttaagcTTATATCCTGccatttgtttaatatttattagttCTTGTTGATTTTTTGGAGACTTACAAATAATCATACACATGTTTCTGGATTTAATTTGCCAATATCTCAGTaaagatttttatatctatatttatgaagaatatgtaattttcttttctcataacaTCTGTGGTAGGTTTTGATATCTAGGTTATGCTGACTTGGTAAAATATTGGGGAAGTATTCCCtccttctctattttctgaaaaagtttaagattagtattatttcttccaTAAGTATTTAACAGAATTCCTCTGTGATttacaaattacaaatttaacTACTTTAATAGATATGagctattcaaattttctatttctcactGAGTCAGATTTAATAAGTGTGTATTTCAAAGAATTTGCTTACTCATCTAAGCCCCCAAATTCAttagcataaagttgttcattttattctcttactatcattttattttctgtaggaTCTGTAGTcatgcattctttcatttctgattttattaatttgtgttttcactctttttgttgttgtttggacTAGTCTTACTAggatataattaattttattttcaaagaataaacttttggctttgttcattttctctattgtttgcctatattttgtttcattatttactACTCTTTGCTGGTGGCGGCAGGGGGAGCCCACAGAAGTTAACAGCAGGGTTGCCTCAGCCTGGAGAGGACATGACCTGGTGCCCTCTGCTCTATGGCTTCCTTCATCTAGCAGCATCCCTCACTTTATGATAATAATGCCAGGGAAGGGGGTGGTCGGCACTGTGAACCAAGGCTCAGCTACTTGTTGGTAATAGGGCTACAGGGACAGGTAAATGTCGACAGAGGTTTCTGAGGTATGTTTTGAGGTATGAGGCAATATTCTATACCTCAGCCTCCAAAATTTCCCCTACGACTCATGGTTCCTGAACTATACAGTTCCTCTAATTTTATTATAACCTTAGAATACCAGAGTTTGGAAGGAGCTCTGATATCATCTAATCTAATCCCCTTTTCCTACCTGTGAGGGAAAATGAAGTCCACAGAGAAGGCATGACAAATCCTGCCACAACTGATTACCTTCAAGAAACTATTTTCCAATAAGGAAATACCTTTATGGAAAGTAGCTAGAAGACAGCTGAGAGCTGGAGGGAAAGCTGGGATGGATGAGAAgggaagggatgggggagggtgaTAGGCTTGTTTCAGAAGAAGAGAATAACTGAAAGGTAAAGTTGGAGGGTGCCCATCAAAGATAAACCTTTTCTGGCTTGAAGTTTTACCTGGGCCTGGTGGTGGTGAGCATGATTTCACTGAGTTCCCTTTGGTTTTTCCATGTTAGGGATGCACATGGCCCAGCCTGCAGTGGTGCTGGCCAGCAGCCGAGGTGTGGCCAGCATTGTGTGTGAGTATGGGTCTTCGGGCAAAGCCACTGAGGTCCGAGTGACAGTGCTACGGCAGGCTGGGAGCCAGACAACTGAAGTCTGCGCTGCAACGTACATGGTGGAGAGTGAATTGACCTTCCTTGATGATACCACCTGCATTGGCACTTCCAGTGGAAACAAAGTGAACCTCACCATCCAAGGGCTGAGAGCCACGGACACGGGACTCTACATCTGCAAGGTGGAGCTCATGTACCCCCCTCCTTACTATGTGGGCGTGGGCAATGGAACCCAGATTTATGTCATTGGTGAGCAAAACTATATCACTAAACTGACACCTTTTGCATAGCTGTTGCTGTCTTCTTTGCATGagaataattttgttctttcatttcaggTGGTTCATTTTTAAGGTTGTGAAATTCTCTTTAAGAGTTCTCTGGATGGTCACATGGTAGCCTTGCTTAGTATGGGTAGCAACCCAAACAGcattctgattataaaataaaatgggttgGGGAAGGTCTTTTTTTCTACTGGCGGGCTGGGGCACTCACTCTGGAGTGATAACCGTCATCAACTTTGCCCTTATGCCTTTGATAAGACACTCTTGGGGAAGTAGCCCCAAATAGCCAGACCTATCTGTAGGCTAGCTTCATTATTTCcacttatttacattttcaaaataatgaattggtTGCCAATCATCTTCCAAAGGTAACTACTTAAggtttcaaaaaatatattgtaaaaacaTGGATTTCAATAGATTTGATGGATTTTAATTCATTGCAATTATTGTCCTTACTGACACTCATAGTATAACATCTTTGGCCAGTAGGAGCCTCTTCAAATTGGCTCCTGAATCTTGTTTACATGATCTTAATTGTTTTTGATAGCTTCATTTTTAACGGATCAGACAAGATGTTTCAGACTCATACATTTCTTGCTCCAGGCTTGGtatcagccatttcttcaaaaagcccccatgtttttcctttgaaagctGGGAGTGATACTTCAAGCTTTCAAAAGATGGGAGTGATAACCATCTGGGTGCCAGGGATGATCTTGGCTTCTGGTTTCGTTGCTGTTTTTCAAATAGACTTTCAACAAATCCTCTGGTTTTAGCCACACCTTCATCCCCACTGCCCAAAACAGCTACTGCCTCTGAGTCCCCAGCTTTTTGGGAATTCGATAGCTTTCTTTACTTCATGCTTAACATTCAGCCTTTTCATGTCTAAGTCATTCACCACTTGTCTACCAGCTTTCCAGTTTCAAACATGTtgcttttgtcctttctttctgttAGCCGATTCTTGTAGGCTTATgcctttaaaagacaaaatcattttattcttGCTTCACCAGGGTTTGGGAGGAAGTGAAAGAAGGCACATATGTCCAACTGACCATTTTTTAGCTCTGGaaatctttcttttatctttgtattcctgGTGCAAGTGTAGACTTCATTActccttattaaatatttatggaggatACCTACCCTCTCCTGGTCTTGCTTGTGACAAGATGGGTCAGATCAGGACAGGCTCGGatattgctttttcctttcaCCTCAGTCCCTGACTTGACCTTGCATATTCCCTGGTTATCGCCGCATCATTTACATGTTAAATCCTAACCGTGTGCTCCCCTGAGGATCCCTAGTTTCAACACCTGTCCGGTAGATTTGCACTTCCTGATTCTGTCACGGGTAGAGTCCTCTCTTGGTTATTAACCTTCCTACTAGTTGAATGGTCACCACGCTTGACCCCAAGTTGATTCCCAGGTGATGTTACGGTCAGCTCTAAGCCACCAGAAACCTTTATAGCTGAGCAGGCCCTGAATATGCTGACTTGAAGGCAGGTAGGACTTTTCAAACATGGAGAAAGATTTAGGAAAGGACCATTCTAGTCTGTCTATGAAGCATGGGAATATCATCAACCCAGATCTCCCTTTGGCTTGATGGAATCTGAGCTTCTCTCTCCACCCTAAAGTCCAGAGGGGGAGACTTTTTGccaaaattgttatttatttcaaaacatgttacattctgaggaagagaaaaaaaaaatgacacttagGTTATTTGTTTTGGAAGATATTTTGCTTTGCCTCAGTTACTCCTCATCTCCTAAATAATTTTTGGGATGAGTGCATTACCTGATTTTTCTtgtgaagaggaaaaaaggaagagaaaaataactctCGTAATTCTCTGGAGGAGCAACAtggaattaaaaatggaaaaggaggcACCAGTGATACATTCCATTTACCTTCAACAAACACTGTGTGGGGGATGCCTTGACCACAGACTCCATGCCAGAAATGAATGCCGATTACTTTTTTCAAATGTGACATGTTTTCCACAGAATTTGATTTTGATCTTTGCTATGACTGCCTATAGCCACTCAGTTACTGGAAACCGACGATGCCAGTTTTTTGCTAAGTGGCTTTGGCAAAGCCTTTGCCAGCATTTAATCACAGTAAGAAGGCTCCAGGGATGTTATTAGCTATAATAAAGAATTATAGAGACATTAGCTTCAGTTGGATGAAGCCCAGAGCAGCTGCACGGCTCTTCAAGTATAGAGGAATGTCTCAGAGATGTATTATGATAACAGAAAAGTATCCTCGGATCTAACCCTAAATTAATAATGAACTTAAGTattccttattttacaaaattgttcCTGAAAATTGTTGTGTAAATCTGACGTCTCTACCTAATCCTACTTCCGCATTTAATACATTACGATTTCAAAAATGCTTAATCTCTATGGCTGAATGTCAATATACACACTGTTATCTTTCAATTCCTCTACttctccaagtttttttttttgacattcaatattattttatattcatttcatatgtacatcatagtggttagacatttatataatttaagaagcacCCCCCcgactagcctagtacccacctggcatatacatatttattatcatattattgactatatatgcTTTACTTCAcctccccatgattattttgtaactaccaatttgtccttcttaatcccttcaccttttttcaccctgtcccccaattcccctcccatttatcaacccaataaatctagtacccatctgccaccatacatagttattacaatattattgactatatttcttatgctgtaccctacagcccaatgactactgtgtaacaaccaatttgtacttcttaatcctttcccccttttcactaaCCTCCtttaaccctcctcccatctggcaaccatcaaaatgttgtctgtatccatgtctgtttctgtttagtttgtttatttattttgttctttagattccacatatcagtgaaatcacattgcatctgtctttctctgtctgacgtactccactcagcacaatacccatccatgccacagcagatggcaagaacttaCTCATTTCTGTGGCTGAGctatagtccattgtatatatgtaccacctcctctttatccattcatctatcatggatacccagctgcctccacatcttggccattgtaaacaatgcttcagtgaacatgtggatgcacactaccctcaaagtagcattttgagtttccttggataaatacccagaagtgggattactaggtccttctttgactcttgttatagcctttgttttaaagtctgttttgctggtataagtattgctacttatacttttttccccattttcatgtaatatcttttttcatgcctttactttcagtctgtgtgtttctttcaatctgaagtgagtctcttgtaggccaCATATgtaagtcttgttttcttacccattcagccatcctgtcttttgattggagcatttaatccatttacatttaaagtaaatgttgagagatatatagttattgccattttattattcaattttttaatctttttctcattttaaagaaatccctttaagattccttgtaatactggtttggtggtgatggattcctttagctttttcttgtctgggaagctctttatctgtcctttaattctaaatgatagtaattttggttgtagatccttgcttttcatcattttgaatatttcctggcaatcccttctggcctgcaaagtttctgttgagaaatcagctgacaatcttaatGGAGCTCCCTTGCAGGCAACTAACTCCTTTTCTCTTGGCTTTAAGCTTTGGCGTTtgaattatgatgtgccttgatgtgggcctctttgggttcatcttgtttgggactctctgtgctccctcggctttgtatgtctattttccttcactaggttagagaagttttccatcactatttcttcaaataattttttaattccttgctctctctcttctccttctggtacccctatgatgcgcatgctggtacacttgatgttgtccagaggcctcttaaactcctcattttttggattcctttttctttttgctgttctgtttggatgttttctgctaccttatcttctaaaccactgattcaattctctcgttcatctaatctactgttggttccctctaatgtattcattttggttattgtattctttatttctgattggtccatttttgttttataggtccaattttatgtttcctatctctttgttgaagtacTCCCTGAGTTtattgatcatccttataaccagtgttttgaactctgcatctggtagatttcttgtctccattttgtttagttatttttgtggagctttgttctattcttttatttgggacatgtttctttgtctctccattttggctgcctcctgtgtttgtttgtatgtattagatAAGGCTACTATGCCTCCTGGttttagtagaatggccttatgtaatagATGTCCTATGGGGTTCAGtgacacagtcttcctggtcacctgagccaggtatgccaggtgtgtctcttgtgtgggttgcatgtgccctcttgttgtagttgagcaaATGGTTGCTGTTTTCCCATCAATGGGAGGGTTCaccctcgggctgattggttgtgaggattggtcatcactatagtggaggagctattgtgcaggggctgaccctacagagtagtattcactttagcagggctctagtgtctgcccagtcttccctttgggtgtgctgtccttggaggcagctgggtgatgctctggcttggtccgAAGCTGTTTTCTGGGTGTGCCAGtttccagggcctcctgggagggcccccattgcaggccaagttcagccacaaccTGAGCCTGCCCAGAGgtacctggtatgagccacaaaacaatccgcagatggctgccacccatgctgggcttggaggtacctcaagAGGCCCAGCTGTCAACGAAGATCAGCTGTGGTTAGTGctgggtttagggctgctcagcaagaggtatgggacatgctgaagccagatgctgcttgtttaggttttgtgcacctttgagagattttaggaaattcttcAGCAGGAGCCAAGACAGCCTGTTTGTACAGAAAAACCTCTGGCAGTGGCTTCAGTGGGTCTGGATGtttggtggggcagggtctctgggaatcaccagggcagggcaaacaaATGGTATTAGTTAGGTTAATGGAGACtaagatatggcagccacctgcatctgcatgccaggaatggtgagggctcaacaaagaaacaatggcttttggcaactcctccatctgggagaaagctacccctccagccctcaccctgcagccagacaactcagttcctccccataagACCCTGGTGACTTTCAAGCTTCTGCCCcaaaactggagctcagagcgagtaaGTCTGTCcatgggccctttaaggggaACGCCTAGGATTCCAGCTGCTCTCTGTCTcgctcagccacaatctcccctggttttcacagccaaaagttatgggaacttctctctctggcacaaAAACCCTGGACTGGGGTACCTTTGGAAGGTGGGGGGGGAcgacctccacagccgagatagtCCTCCCAATTTTTAGTGGTCACacgtggatgtgggaccagcccgttccacatctccactcctcctaccagtctcgagggggcttcttctgtatgtccttagttgtagggctttgattcagctagacttcaggtaattctcaatgatggtagttctgtagtttagttgtaattttgatgtggtcatgagaggaggtaagcacagtttatatactccaccatcttgactggaaatctcctTCTCCAAGTTTCTTTCACAAGTACTTGaatataaaaaatgtgaatatagtACACTATGATAGCTATGTATGTAGAGgagtgcttattaaatattttggtatattcactcagtatgtttatttttatatatcgaCAGAAATTAAGTCGAtaaatccaaaatgtataaatggGGGACGGGTGCCTTGCCAAAACAAGGGAGCCCATTAAGTTcgccatttttatttgtttcacttGCAAATTTTGATAGTTCCAAAACGCCAATTTCCCAATCACTCTGTAATGAAGTTTCCAGAGCTCCACCATAAGAGGAGTAAAATAAGGGGCATAAATGACATTTTAGGAGGCTAAATGCATTCAATTTAAAAGATTACCCTTCATAATCCTAAGATTATGACCTTCTTTCTTTATTGATGCTTAAATGCCCTCTCAAATCTGAAATGGTTTGTGTCGATGGTTTTTCAAAGGTGtccttttataacaaatattaaaagtaggCACCTTTAGAATGGTCTCCcatatttttttggaaattaaCTGGCCAGTGAAACTCAAAAGTGTGCAATCCACTGTTTACTTAACCTTCTAACATGTATTTGCCTGTAAATAATATATACTGGCAAGAGGTGGTGGTGGCACTTTGGCTATGCATAATTtaccaaatgagaaaaatatgctcttccttttaaaatcatataCTAAAATATATCACTGTTGAACTAGGTATAGTCAATACATTTTCCATTAATCATTAAATATCAATTTCAACTTAATCTAATTCTCAATTTATTCCAATGCTTGATTACCCTACCTCAGTGTTTCTGAAAGTAAAGTTTATAGAACACGAGTTCCCTGTATAATAGTTTTCCATGCTGCATTACAAATTACCACAATCTCAGCagctttaaacaacaaacatttagaTTTCAGCTTCTGGAATGACAGCATCAGGAGCTCAGCAGTCTCTAGCAAAACAAGCATAACtagtaaaaactattttttaaacctCTGGAAATTTTCCTTAGGGCATAtagcaaataaagaaatatttattcaagaaaatctagtAAAACTTTGGTAAGAACACTGAGCATCTGTAGCATTTGAACCATGACTCATTCCTTCTCTCCCTGCTTCAAGCTCAAGGTGACAGAAACTCCATTCCAGGCAGGTAAAGCCAAGAACACAGGGCTCCCTCTTCTCCCAGCTCTCACTTAAGGGATATGGTATCTTCCTGGGAGGGG comes from Rhinolophus ferrumequinum isolate MPI-CBG mRhiFer1 chromosome 18, mRhiFer1_v1.p, whole genome shotgun sequence and encodes:
- the LOC117038424 gene encoding cytotoxic T-lymphocyte protein 4-like, with the protein product MHMAQPAVVLASSRGVASIVCEYGSSGKATEVRVTVLRQAGSQTTEVCAATYMVESELTFLDDTTCIGTSSGNKVNLTIQGLRATDTGLYICKVELMYPPPYYVGVGNGTQIYVIGEQNYITKLTPFA